In Humulus lupulus chromosome 7, drHumLupu1.1, whole genome shotgun sequence, the following are encoded in one genomic region:
- the LOC133790694 gene encoding serine/threonine-protein phosphatase PP1-like, translating into MDQSLLDDIINRLLEVRGRPGKQVQLSESEIRQLCSSSKEIFLQQPNLLDLEAPIKICGDIHGQYSDLLRLFEYGGLPPKSNYLFLGDYVDRGKQSLETICLLLAYKIKYPENFFLLRGNHECASINRIYGFYDECKRRFNIRIWKTFTDCFNCLPVAALIDEKILCMHGGLSPDLNHLDQIRSLNRPTDVPDTGLLCDLLWSDPSKDVPGWGMNDRGVSYTFGADKVNEFLQKHDLDLICRAHQVVEDGYEFFANRQLVTIFSAPNYCGEFDNAGAMMSVDDTLMCSFQILKPSDKKSKLNFGSTTTTNPGNASTAVNVFGSTTTAKPGSSPAGVKSFLGAKV; encoded by the exons ATGGACCAATCGCTTCTCGACGACATAATCAATCGCCTTCTTGAAGTCCGAGGTCGACCCGGGAAGCAGGTTCAGTTATCCGAGTCGGAGATCCGCCAGCTTTGTTCTTCCTCTAAAGAAATTTTCTTACAACAGCCCAATTTGTTGGACCTTGAAGCACCCATCAAGATTTGCG GTGATATACATGGTCAATACTCAGATCTATTGAGGCTTTTTGAGTATGGTGGATTACCTCCTAAATCCAACTATTTATTCTTGGGGGATTATGTGGATCGAGGCAAACAGAGTCTAGAAACAATATGCCTACTCCTTGCTTATAAAATAAAATACCCTGAGAATTTTTTCCTCTTAAGGGGAAATCATGAATGTGCTTCGATAAATCGCATTTATGGATTTTACGATGAGTGTAAGAGAAGATTCAATATAAGGATCTGGAAAACATTTACAGATTGTTTTAACTGCCTACCAGTGGCAGCTTTAATTGATGAGAAGATCCTCTGTATGCATGGTGGCCTTTCTCCAGACCTTAATCATTTGGATCAAATAAGAAGTCTGAACCGACCAACTGATGTACCAGATACAGGATTGCTATGTGATCTTTTATGGTCTGATCCAAGTAAAGATGTTCCAGGTTGGGGAATGAATGACAGGGGAGTTTCATATACTTTTGGTGCTGATAAGGTCAATGAGTTCCTTCAGAAGCATGATTTGGATCTCATTTGTCGTGCTCACCAG GTTGTGGAGGATGGCTATGAATTCTTTGCCAACCGACAACTTGTAACTATATTTTCAGCACCCAACTACTGTGGAGAATTCGACAATGCTGGCGCAATGATGAGTGTAGATGATACATTAATGTGCTCCTTTCAAATATTAAAGCCTTCagataaaaaatcaaaattaaacttTGGCAGCACAACCACAACGAATCCCGGAAACGCTTCAACTGCAGTAAATGTTTTTGGGAGCACAACTACAGCTAAACCTGGAAGCAGTCCAGCAGGAGTCAAG TCCTTCCTTGGTGCCAAGGTATGA